The proteins below come from a single Argentina anserina chromosome 1, drPotAnse1.1, whole genome shotgun sequence genomic window:
- the LOC126800534 gene encoding AAA-ATPase At2g18193-like, translated as MAYQNLQALMPTTMSSFFSAYAPYAGYVFMLQASFKCLKSSINHLLDSEANHITLLIDSCGQRRSSSVTAQRNQLYDAAEVYLTFKISPKTLVFQTTKTPDQKTPRLAVTTSQEINDTFENIKVKWRMIFPSDDDQECGDGEDHHHSTDQRPRIELTFHKKYKDKVMDSYIPYVLAQAADKGLKFYSYNVKRSIHNTATTRGNWSCLDLEHPATFETIAMEPELKRMIIEDLDKFVKGREFYKRVGKPWKRGYLLYGPPGTGKSSLVAAMANHLRFNVYDLELTSISSNDELRKALMSTTNRSIVVFEDIDCSKGSVNRESAEKKLMVSEAKFTLSGLLNIVDGLWSGCGDERIIVFTTNHKERIDPALLRPGRMDMHINMSYCTPRGFETLASNYLGIQDTREHHLCQEIEGLMQSTNITPAEVCEELMRNGGDGHDADHALEGVVNLLKRKRAESKVIVIADEGNKDTEIPKAKRQKTEIEIPKATGQQIEMTEIPIAKRQKTEIEIPKATRQQIEITEIPKAKSQRITDTPKPRTTDNNMTKFFRKLGKRFGISQVGSGKRRR; from the coding sequence ATGGCTTATCAGAATTTGCAAGCATTGATGCCCACAACAATGTCATCCTTTTTCTCGGCCTATGCCCCCTATGCTGGTTACGTGTTCATGCTTCAGGCatcattcaaatgcttaaaatCAAGCATCAACCACCTCCTAGACTCTGAAGCTAATCACATAACTCTCCTCATCGACAGTTGTGGCCAACGCCGCTCCTCATCCGTAACGGCTCAGCGTAACCAACTCTATGATGCTGCTGAGGTCTACCTCACCTTCAAGATCAGTCCGAAAACCCTAGTTTTCCAAACCACCAAAACACCTGACCAAAAGACCCCCAGACTTGCTGTTACCACCTCTCAAGAAATCAACGACACTTTCGAAAACATTAAAGTGAAGTGGCGCATGATCTTCCCTTCCGATGATGACCAGGAATGTGGCGATGGTGAAGACCATCACCACAGTACTGATCAGCGTCCCCGCATTGAGCTAACATTCCACAAGAAATACAAAGACAAGGTGATGGACTCGTACATCCCTTATGTGTTGGCTCAGGCTGCAGACAAGGGTCTGAAGTTTTATAGTTACAACGTTAAACGTTCCATTCACAACACCGCTACTACTCGTGGCAATTGGAGTTGCCTAGATCTTGAACACCCTGCTACTTTTGAGACAATAGCGATGGAGCCGGAGTTGAAGAGGATGATCATAGAGGATTTGGACAAGTTTGTCAAGGGGAGGGAGTTCTATAAGAGAGTAGGCAAACCTTGGAAGAGAGGTTACTTGTTGTATGGTCCACCCGGTACCGGAAAGTCCAGCTTGGTTGCAGCCATGGCTAATCATCTCCGTTTTAATGTTTACGACTTGGAACTAACAAGTATTTCCAGCAATGACGAGTTGAGGAAAGCCTTGATGTCTACTACAAATCGTTCTATTGTGGTGTTTGAGGATATTGATTGCAGCAAGGGATCCGTAAACCGGGAATCAGCAGAGAAGAAGCTTATGGTTTCCGAAGCCAAATTTACGCTCTCTGGTCTACTGAATATTGTCGATGGTCTCTGGTCAGGGTGTGGAGATGAGAGGATTATCGTGTTCACCACCAACCACAAGGAGCGGATAGACCCTGCATTGTTGAGGCCGGGTCGAATGGACATGCACATTAATATGTCGTATTGCACTCCAAGAGGGTTTGAGACCTTAGCCTCAAACTACCTCGGCATTCAGGACACCAGGGAACATCACCTGTGTCAAGAAATTGAAGGTTTGATGCAGAGCACAAACATCACCCCTGCAGAGGTTTGCGAGGAGCTTATGCGAAATGGGGGTGATGGTCATGATGCTGATCATGCTCTTGAAGGTGTTGTCAATTTACTTAAACGCAAGAGGGCCGAGAGCAAAGTAATAGTGATCGCGGATGAAGGGAACAAGGACACTGAAATTCCAAAAGCAAAGAGGCAGAAAACAGAGATTGAAATTCCAAAAGCAACGGGGCAGCAAATAGAGATGACTGAAATTCCCATTGCAAAGAGGCAGAAAACAGAGATTGAAATTCCAAAAGCAACGAGGCAGCAAATAGAGATTACTGAAATTCCAAAAGCAAAGAGTCAGAGAATCACTGATACACCAAAGCCAAGAACAACTGATAACAACATGACCAAATTTTTTAGAAAGCTGGGGAAGAGATTTGGTATCTCTCAAGTTGGAAGTGGAAAACGAAGAAGATAG